One segment of Acidimicrobiales bacterium DNA contains the following:
- a CDS encoding PhnD/SsuA/transferrin family substrate-binding protein, with product MDGGTNVVRSTTHPVAGLPMYDWPEVRDAVDALWSAIVERLRANGIEAPDSVWRPTRSEELWAHPDLLIGETCGWQVVDELRGRIEVLGVLDRGVDGCEPGDYRSVVVCRNDDSINALEDLRGRTVATNGDRSQSGYGALLALFAPLAVSGRFFDTVVTSGSHRASLRAVAEGRADLAAVDEVCWRLGLDHEPAVDSLRIVAWTDPTPGLPLVTGWASAGLRDALNEAISGAVAGLDVAVREPLHLYGYRIRPSSDYQVIADRLAAAAAAGYPTIA from the coding sequence GTGGACGGCGGTACGAACGTGGTGAGGTCGACCACCCACCCGGTGGCCGGGCTACCCATGTACGACTGGCCTGAGGTACGAGACGCCGTCGATGCGCTGTGGTCGGCCATCGTGGAGCGACTGCGGGCCAATGGGATCGAGGCTCCTGACAGCGTCTGGCGACCGACGCGGTCAGAGGAACTGTGGGCGCATCCCGACCTGCTAATCGGGGAAACCTGTGGTTGGCAGGTAGTTGACGAACTCCGTGGCCGGATCGAAGTGCTCGGCGTCCTGGACCGTGGGGTGGACGGGTGCGAACCTGGCGACTACAGGTCGGTGGTGGTCTGCCGGAACGATGACTCGATCAATGCCCTAGAGGACCTTCGGGGCCGAACGGTGGCGACTAACGGGGACCGGTCACAGTCCGGATACGGGGCGCTGCTGGCCCTGTTCGCCCCGCTAGCCGTCAGTGGCCGGTTCTTCGACACCGTGGTCACTTCCGGTTCCCACCGTGCTTCTCTGCGGGCTGTTGCCGAGGGTCGGGCCGACCTTGCGGCCGTCGACGAAGTGTGCTGGCGCCTTGGTCTCGACCACGAGCCGGCCGTGGACAGCCTGCGGATTGTGGCCTGGACTGATCCGACCCCGGGACTGCCGCTGGTCACCGGGTGGGCCAGCGCCGGCCTACGTGATGCCCTGAACGAGGCGATCTCTGGGGCTGTAGCGGGCCTCGACGTCGCAGTGCGAGAACCGCTCCACCTCTACGGATACCGGATTCGACCTTCGTCGGACTACCAGGTCATCGCTGACCGCCTGGCCGCGGCGGCGGCCGCTGGCTATCCCACCATCGCTTGA
- a CDS encoding alpha/beta hydrolase: protein MGLEEREEAYSPSSCIGGDYGPFVARYRTMSADARSRIQTWSEHAYGPAPSHRLDMFKPPDATGHAIPVLVFFHGGYWQELSKDESSFAAPALVGAGAALAAVDYTLAPDASIPEIVDECRRAVGWLHHQADELGIDPRRIVVSGSSAGAHLAAMVALPGWQQAAGLPADLVRAAVLISGIYDLAPLVGTSIDIPLNLADSEVESMSPARATLDGFPRSLVCWGEVETTEFKAQSREFANGLTQAGTTCTVREVPARNHFDVVLDLADPTTDITRRVLSVL, encoded by the coding sequence ATGGGCTTGGAGGAACGAGAGGAGGCCTACTCGCCAAGTTCCTGCATCGGTGGTGACTACGGACCGTTCGTAGCCCGCTACCGGACGATGAGCGCCGACGCTCGGTCGCGAATCCAGACGTGGAGTGAACATGCGTATGGCCCAGCACCGAGCCACCGCCTGGACATGTTTAAGCCTCCGGATGCCACTGGTCACGCCATACCGGTCCTGGTGTTTTTCCACGGCGGCTACTGGCAGGAACTCTCAAAAGACGAGTCGTCGTTCGCCGCTCCCGCGCTCGTGGGTGCCGGGGCCGCCCTGGCTGCCGTCGACTACACGCTCGCACCAGACGCGTCCATTCCGGAGATTGTCGATGAGTGCCGTCGAGCTGTTGGGTGGCTCCACCATCAGGCCGACGAACTCGGCATCGATCCACGTCGGATCGTCGTGTCGGGTAGCTCGGCCGGAGCGCATCTCGCAGCGATGGTGGCCCTACCCGGGTGGCAGCAGGCGGCCGGCCTACCCGCCGACCTTGTCCGTGCCGCGGTGCTGATATCGGGGATCTACGACCTCGCCCCACTGGTCGGTACCTCCATCGACATCCCGCTGAACCTCGCTGATTCCGAGGTGGAGTCAATGAGTCCGGCGCGCGCCACCCTCGATGGTTTTCCCAGGAGCCTTGTCTGCTGGGGAGAGGTCGAGACAACCGAGTTCAAAGCCCAGAGCCGGGAGTTTGCCAACGGCCTGACGCAGGCTGGTACGACCTGCACCGTCCGTGAAGTGCCGGCAAGGAACCACTTTGACGTGGTTCTCGACCTAGCTGACCCCACGACGGACATCACCCGCCGGGTACTGTCAGTCCTCTAG
- a CDS encoding tryptophan 2,3-dioxygenase family protein: MGMGTAASRAEVVEGTGGSPLVDFAATSNPYIDYQSVDLLLSLQHPRSEAYDEMCFFIMGQAKELLFKLLHFELHNARHLLREGSADDALTVLDRSREVARLLTSTWDVVTTISAEGFNQFRDHLDQASGQLSFMYRHVEFILGNKDRRLASAHRNVPHVWPYMEEALETPSLYDEVIALLEHRGYEVSGEALDRDWSEPYQPQESVEQAWFDIYCRRGSDDDLYRLGEALIALDDQMAQYRWRHFVLVARIIGHKPGTGGSDGVGWLHQTTGHRYFPELWTVRTRLGT; encoded by the coding sequence ATGGGAATGGGGACCGCCGCCAGCCGCGCCGAGGTGGTGGAAGGAACCGGTGGTAGCCCTCTGGTCGACTTTGCTGCGACGAGCAATCCGTATATCGACTACCAGAGCGTCGACCTCCTCCTGTCGCTCCAGCACCCGCGTAGCGAGGCCTACGACGAGATGTGCTTCTTCATCATGGGCCAGGCCAAGGAGTTGCTCTTCAAGTTGTTGCACTTCGAACTGCACAACGCCCGGCACCTGCTCCGGGAGGGTTCGGCGGACGACGCCCTGACCGTCCTCGACCGGAGCCGGGAGGTCGCGAGACTCCTGACTTCCACATGGGACGTGGTGACCACTATCTCGGCTGAGGGCTTCAACCAGTTTCGCGACCACCTGGACCAGGCTTCGGGGCAACTCTCATTCATGTACCGCCACGTTGAGTTCATCCTGGGCAACAAGGACCGTCGTCTGGCCAGCGCGCACCGGAATGTTCCTCACGTCTGGCCGTACATGGAAGAAGCCCTGGAAACGCCGAGCCTCTACGACGAGGTCATCGCCCTCTTGGAACATCGCGGATACGAGGTTTCCGGTGAGGCCCTGGACCGGGATTGGTCGGAGCCGTACCAGCCGCAGGAGAGCGTCGAGCAGGCCTGGTTTGACATCTACTGTCGACGGGGATCCGACGACGACCTCTACCGGCTCGGCGAAGCGCTCATCGCTCTCGATGACCAGATGGCTCAGTACCGATGGCGGCACTTTGTCCTGGTCGCACGCATCATCGGGCACAAGCCAGGTACCGGTGGTTCGGATGGCGTCGGCTGGCTGCATCAGACCACCGGACACCGGTACTTCCCGGAACTGTGGACGGTCCGGACCCGGCTCGGGACTTGA
- a CDS encoding aldehyde dehydrogenase family protein: MSEHHLIVVGTNRVEATEVTEVLSPYDGQVLGSVPTGTTEHIDASIAAAKASLG; this comes from the coding sequence ATGAGCGAACACCACCTGATAGTCGTCGGCACCAATCGAGTCGAGGCCACCGAAGTGACTGAGGTCCTCTCGCCCTACGACGGCCAAGTTCTGGGCAGTGTGCCCACTGGCACCACGGAACACATCGACGCTTCTATAGCCGCCGCGAAAGCCTCTCTGGGGTGA
- a CDS encoding aldehyde dehydrogenase produces MGERPRVEVAGVPVSVDHYVAGRRLSSATSFEDRSPLDWSAVLAEVSAGDAGVADVALAAATEAFEGWAALGPSGRAPYLRRLADLVDERVADLAAVECVDMAMRHESLRNRVIGRGARNFRAYAELAEEHEERTWSSNGTTNRVQRLPAGPAVVITPWNAPFMLATWKLAPALAAGNPVVLKPAEWSPLSASLLADLVDEAGLPPGVFNVVQGIGTDVGSALISDPRVRRLSFTGSSATARDIGVAAAANIVPFTAELGGKGALVVFADSDLEAAARTAAGQYDDSGQVCLAGTRLLVEASVAGDFLARFHDHVDAHVLGDSHDDATTITPMIHPTHVSRVEGFIERARAAGDEVLRGGARYVPDWWSGRPDHALWVEPTLISPASNDSEIVQNEVFGPVLTFQTFASEDEAVALANSTAYGLSATLFTGSAQRAERVGGALRAGTTWVNCFLVRDLTAPFGGLGISGLGREGGDYALEFHADLKTLQVKDGTIS; encoded by the coding sequence GTGGGCGAGCGACCGCGGGTTGAGGTGGCTGGCGTGCCGGTGTCGGTGGACCACTACGTAGCCGGGCGTCGCCTCTCGTCTGCCACCTCTTTTGAAGACCGTTCGCCGCTGGACTGGTCGGCCGTCTTAGCCGAGGTATCCGCAGGAGACGCTGGCGTAGCGGACGTGGCCTTGGCAGCAGCGACGGAAGCATTCGAGGGCTGGGCTGCTCTCGGTCCCTCGGGCCGCGCCCCGTATCTTCGTCGGCTGGCCGATCTGGTTGACGAGCGGGTGGCGGACCTGGCTGCAGTGGAGTGCGTCGACATGGCTATGCGCCACGAGAGCCTCCGTAACAGGGTTATCGGCCGGGGAGCGCGCAACTTCCGTGCCTACGCCGAGTTGGCGGAAGAGCACGAGGAGCGCACCTGGTCATCCAACGGCACTACCAACAGAGTGCAGCGCCTCCCGGCTGGTCCCGCCGTGGTGATTACGCCGTGGAACGCCCCATTCATGCTGGCTACCTGGAAGTTGGCCCCCGCTCTGGCCGCCGGGAACCCAGTAGTCCTTAAGCCCGCCGAGTGGTCGCCACTGTCGGCCAGCCTGCTGGCCGACCTGGTTGATGAGGCCGGGCTGCCTCCCGGAGTGTTCAACGTGGTCCAGGGGATCGGCACCGACGTGGGTTCGGCTCTGATTTCCGACCCGCGAGTCCGACGTCTCTCGTTCACCGGCTCGTCGGCCACCGCCCGAGACATCGGGGTGGCGGCCGCAGCCAACATCGTCCCATTTACCGCTGAGTTAGGAGGCAAGGGCGCTCTGGTGGTATTTGCCGACAGTGACCTCGAGGCCGCGGCTCGCACGGCTGCTGGTCAATACGATGACTCGGGACAGGTCTGCTTGGCTGGCACGCGGCTGCTGGTCGAGGCGTCGGTTGCGGGCGATTTCCTGGCCCGGTTTCACGACCACGTGGATGCCCACGTGCTGGGTGACAGCCACGATGACGCAACCACGATCACCCCAATGATCCATCCCACCCACGTGTCCCGGGTTGAGGGCTTCATCGAACGGGCCCGGGCGGCTGGTGACGAGGTGCTGCGTGGTGGTGCTCGCTACGTGCCTGACTGGTGGTCTGGACGGCCCGATCACGCACTATGGGTCGAGCCGACGCTGATCTCTCCGGCGTCTAACGACAGCGAGATCGTGCAGAACGAGGTGTTCGGCCCCGTTCTGACCTTCCAGACGTTCGCCAGCGAGGATGAGGCGGTGGCTCTTGCCAACTCCACTGCCTACGGTCTTTCAGCCACCCTGTTCACTGGCTCGGCGCAGAGGGCTGAACGGGTCGGCGGTGCACTGCGGGCCGGCACCACCTGGGTCAACTGCTTCTTGGTACGTGACCTGACCGCTCCGTTTGGGGGCCTCGGGATCAGCGGGTTGGGCCGCGAGGGCGGCGACTATGCGCTGGAGTTCCACGCCGACCTGAAGACCCTCCAAGTGAAGGATGGGACGATTAGTTGA
- a CDS encoding acyl-CoA/acyl-ACP dehydrogenase, whose amino-acid sequence MTELWTSRRRELVGRVAGMGAAFAARADAVDRNAAFPHENYADLRDAGFLGLCIPEEHGGLGGDFVTYALVSEELGRHCGSTALTFNMHTATMLLTGQIADDLDMSDTERDEHDRRRIGMWKGVIDHGHLHAQPFSEGRASGETAGFAVQAVPVDGGYRVSGRKIFASLSEVADSHNVTCMVEGDDRVRFLGVPADAEGVGIEGDWDPLGMRGTNSKNLLFEDAFVPAEYEFLPPGCFDQMATRWPYFYMTLSFTYLGIQRAVLDYTAEALRGDDGPVERRDLPQKQHGWAQMRLAWERSQALTYRVLGEVGVDPGPDRVERALAATVTAMETAPEVAATAVRVCGGRSLLRPSALERMYRDARCGATMLPWSVEAALDRLGRAGLYD is encoded by the coding sequence ATGACTGAACTCTGGACTTCTCGACGCCGCGAATTGGTAGGACGCGTAGCGGGGATGGGAGCAGCCTTCGCCGCTCGTGCGGATGCCGTGGATCGCAACGCGGCGTTTCCGCACGAGAACTACGCAGACCTCCGGGATGCCGGCTTCCTAGGCCTATGTATCCCGGAGGAGCATGGTGGTCTGGGAGGTGACTTCGTGACCTATGCCCTGGTGTCTGAGGAGCTTGGCCGACACTGCGGGTCGACGGCGCTGACCTTCAACATGCACACGGCCACAATGCTGCTGACTGGGCAGATTGCCGACGATCTGGACATGTCGGACACCGAGAGGGACGAACACGACCGGCGGCGGATCGGCATGTGGAAGGGCGTCATCGACCACGGCCACCTCCACGCTCAGCCATTTAGTGAGGGACGGGCCTCCGGAGAGACTGCCGGATTCGCAGTGCAGGCTGTCCCGGTCGACGGGGGGTACCGGGTGTCGGGCCGCAAGATCTTCGCCTCTCTGTCCGAAGTTGCTGATAGCCACAACGTGACTTGCATGGTTGAGGGGGACGACCGGGTCCGGTTTCTTGGTGTGCCGGCGGATGCAGAAGGCGTGGGTATCGAGGGTGATTGGGATCCGCTGGGAATGCGGGGCACTAACTCCAAGAACCTGCTCTTCGAGGACGCCTTCGTTCCCGCCGAATACGAGTTTCTGCCGCCCGGCTGCTTCGATCAGATGGCGACCCGGTGGCCGTACTTCTACATGACGTTGTCCTTCACCTATCTGGGGATCCAGCGTGCGGTGCTCGACTACACGGCGGAGGCTCTGCGAGGCGACGATGGTCCGGTAGAGCGTCGGGACCTGCCACAGAAACAGCACGGCTGGGCCCAGATGCGCCTTGCATGGGAACGCTCGCAGGCCCTCACCTACCGGGTACTGGGCGAGGTCGGAGTCGACCCGGGACCGGATCGGGTCGAACGGGCCTTGGCGGCCACGGTTACGGCCATGGAGACTGCACCAGAGGTGGCGGCCACCGCTGTGCGGGTATGCGGTGGCCGGTCGTTGCTGCGTCCCAGCGCACTGGAGCGGATGTATCGCGATGCCCGCTGCGGTGCCACCATGCTCCCGTGGAGTGTCGAGGCCGCCCTCGACCGTCTGGGCCGTGCTGGGCTTTACGACTGA
- a CDS encoding cytochrome P450 — MTPIARHPWTPDSDDGHADLASHDTWVDGTPYATFQRLRDEDPVAWVDEVDGAGFWTITRHADVIELNRRCEDFTSYQGIRLEEMDAEETEARRTMMELDPPDHTRLRRLVNRGFTRQTVESYEEPIRELTAGILDEALALGEFDFVGEVARVLPMRMLGRLLGVPDEHAEQLVDWGDQLLSNSDPEYTDHVVDQVDTDEFRLIPFRSPAGLEVFRYAQEAAAERRGCPRDDVISRLLAPTTDGAPLNDLEFNNFFALLVAAGNDTTRYSLTEGLRALVDHPVQMQALRDEPALVETAVEEILRWTTVTTHFRRTATSDQELHDRTIRAGDKVVLWWTAANYDERKFDDPYRFDLRRDPNDHVAFGRNGPHLCLGAWLARMEIRVTLQELLAKTNDIQVVDKSDRLRSNLISGTKHLTVQVT, encoded by the coding sequence ATGACCCCGATCGCCCGCCACCCTTGGACACCGGACTCCGACGACGGCCACGCCGATCTGGCCTCCCACGACACCTGGGTCGATGGCACCCCATACGCCACATTCCAGCGCCTACGTGACGAGGATCCGGTGGCCTGGGTCGACGAGGTCGACGGCGCCGGCTTTTGGACCATCACCCGGCACGCGGACGTCATCGAACTCAACCGCCGCTGCGAGGACTTCACCTCGTATCAGGGGATCCGGCTGGAGGAAATGGATGCCGAGGAGACTGAGGCCCGGCGGACGATGATGGAGCTCGACCCGCCTGACCACACCCGCCTTCGGAGGCTGGTCAACCGGGGCTTTACCCGCCAGACCGTCGAGTCCTATGAGGAGCCCATCCGGGAGCTCACGGCCGGCATCCTGGACGAGGCCCTGGCCCTCGGCGAGTTCGACTTCGTGGGCGAGGTGGCCCGTGTGCTGCCCATGCGTATGTTGGGCCGGCTCCTCGGGGTGCCCGACGAACATGCTGAGCAGCTTGTGGACTGGGGCGACCAGTTGCTATCCAACTCCGACCCCGAGTACACCGACCACGTCGTCGATCAGGTCGATACCGATGAGTTTCGACTTATCCCCTTCCGCAGCCCAGCCGGCCTAGAGGTCTTCCGGTATGCCCAGGAGGCAGCCGCCGAACGTCGTGGATGCCCCCGTGACGACGTGATCTCGCGTTTGTTGGCACCAACCACCGACGGCGCACCGCTCAACGATCTGGAATTCAACAACTTCTTCGCTCTACTGGTGGCGGCTGGCAACGACACCACCCGCTACTCCCTGACTGAAGGTCTGCGGGCTCTCGTAGACCATCCCGTGCAGATGCAGGCTCTACGGGACGAGCCGGCGCTGGTGGAAACGGCCGTCGAAGAGATTCTCCGCTGGACCACGGTTACCACCCACTTCCGTCGCACTGCGACCAGTGACCAAGAACTCCACGACCGCACTATCCGTGCAGGCGACAAGGTGGTGCTGTGGTGGACGGCTGCGAATTACGACGAGCGGAAGTTCGACGACCCCTACCGGTTCGATCTCCGCCGGGACCCTAATGACCACGTGGCCTTTGGCCGTAACGGTCCGCACCTGTGTCTGGGGGCGTGGCTGGCCCGCATGGAGATCCGGGTCACCCTTCAAGAGTTGCTGGCCAAAACGAACGACATCCAGGTAGTCGATAAATCTGATCGGCTGCGCTCCAACCTGATCAGCGGAACCAAGCACCTCACTGTTCAGGTCACCTGA
- a CDS encoding acetoacetate decarboxylase family protein yields MPNLKGFTFPRSATGASALVPSPPWHYSGDMLTVEYRADPVAVAELLPEPLAPANEDPGAVAVIWADWQSCSNDFNEVVDPDRLQYKECLVVVRCTYEGETYSRCVYIWVDKDYAMLRGHVQGYPKKLGDIWMTRPVTVGKAGPRLKPGGRFGATCSAYGRRLVEAEFTITGPSEHSGFVNALPMLHHRFLPTIEVDGTDSLNELVTMQGYDAEVSPAFTGDVDLRVFESPVEELSRLAPREMIAGYWRSVGVSWNGGTTLADLRPGAGS; encoded by the coding sequence ATGCCGAACCTAAAGGGCTTCACCTTCCCCCGCAGTGCTACGGGAGCCTCGGCTCTCGTCCCGTCACCACCCTGGCACTACTCGGGCGACATGCTCACCGTGGAGTACCGGGCCGACCCAGTGGCGGTGGCCGAATTGCTCCCGGAACCGCTGGCCCCGGCAAACGAGGACCCGGGAGCTGTAGCCGTTATCTGGGCCGACTGGCAGTCGTGCTCCAACGACTTCAACGAAGTGGTCGACCCTGACCGCCTTCAATACAAGGAGTGCTTAGTCGTCGTCCGCTGCACGTATGAGGGCGAGACCTACAGCCGCTGCGTCTACATCTGGGTCGACAAGGACTACGCCATGCTCCGCGGCCATGTACAGGGGTACCCCAAGAAGCTCGGCGACATCTGGATGACCCGACCGGTCACCGTCGGGAAGGCCGGCCCCCGCCTCAAACCAGGTGGCCGTTTCGGTGCTACCTGTTCTGCCTACGGACGCCGACTGGTCGAAGCCGAGTTCACAATCACCGGTCCTAGCGAACACTCCGGGTTCGTCAACGCCTTGCCCATGCTCCACCACCGGTTTCTGCCGACCATCGAGGTTGACGGCACCGATTCGCTGAACGAACTGGTCACCATGCAGGGCTATGACGCCGAGGTAAGTCCGGCCTTCACCGGTGACGTCGACCTGCGGGTATTCGAATCTCCGGTCGAGGAACTCAGCCGCCTCGCTCCTCGGGAGATGATCGCCGGCTACTGGCGCAGCGTGGGTGTGTCGTGGAACGGCGGCACCACACTGGCCGACCTGCGGCCGGGAGCTGGTTCGTAA
- a CDS encoding fumarylacetoacetate hydrolase family protein, with product MTRNRSATRETRRILLDGSVTSVSVDGDHLVADDGWRIPESEAFHLPPSEPSKILCVHLNHVSRVEEFQVSLPAAPTYFHKPTSSLNGHRGDVVRPERCHWLNYEGEIVIVIGRPCRNVSPSDAGEYIAGYTIGNDYGLHDFRDTDAGSMLRVKGSDTLCPVGPGLVEGWDFRGKGIRTLVNGKVVQDGNTEEMTWDMHYLVADLARTISLYPGDMIFSGTPANSRPVSPGDVVSVEVEGLGVLENTVVAGPDEIRDDVGAQPSQSEEVLSTALGGDWEFRGIRPPHRG from the coding sequence ATGACAAGGAACCGAAGCGCTACTCGCGAGACGCGGCGGATTCTCCTAGACGGGTCGGTGACCTCCGTATCGGTGGATGGCGACCATCTAGTGGCCGACGACGGCTGGCGCATCCCAGAGTCCGAGGCGTTCCACCTCCCTCCCAGTGAGCCATCCAAGATTCTGTGCGTCCACCTCAACCACGTCAGTCGGGTCGAAGAGTTCCAGGTTTCGCTGCCGGCAGCGCCTACCTACTTTCACAAGCCCACGTCTTCGCTGAACGGACATCGAGGAGACGTGGTGCGTCCTGAGCGCTGTCATTGGCTGAACTATGAGGGCGAGATCGTCATCGTGATTGGCCGGCCTTGTCGCAATGTGAGTCCGAGCGACGCAGGTGAGTACATCGCTGGATACACGATCGGGAATGACTACGGCCTGCATGATTTTCGAGACACCGACGCCGGTTCAATGCTGCGGGTCAAGGGGTCGGACACCCTGTGCCCGGTAGGCCCCGGTCTGGTGGAAGGGTGGGACTTCCGTGGCAAGGGCATCCGGACACTGGTCAATGGCAAGGTCGTGCAGGACGGCAATACCGAAGAGATGACCTGGGATATGCACTACCTCGTAGCGGATCTAGCCAGGACGATCAGTCTGTATCCCGGCGACATGATCTTCTCGGGTACCCCAGCCAATTCCCGGCCCGTCAGCCCGGGCGATGTGGTCTCAGTAGAAGTCGAAGGTCTGGGTGTACTTGAGAACACGGTCGTGGCAGGACCAGATGAAATTCGCGACGATGTAGGAGCTCAACCCTCCCAGTCTGAAGAAGTTCTCTCGACAGCGCTCGGTGGGGACTGGGAATTTCGCGGCATTCGTCCCCCTCACCGGGGTTAG
- a CDS encoding ABC transporter ATP-binding protein yields the protein MLEVESLTTRYGAIAAIREVGLTVRAGEVVCLIGPNGAGKTTLLATVAGLLKPSSGKISLGDDDITSWAPDRILRSGLALVPEHRRIFADLTVNENLLVGGVTKTAARRIELRNEVVELFPALGSKLGTSAGYLSGGEAQQLAIGRALMAEPQLLLLDEPTLGLSPKLADVVFDLIETLRNASLTLLVVEQSAQRILEVADRGYVLRSGEVVASGLARDLLARQDLFDTYLGRNVDLV from the coding sequence GTGCTTGAAGTCGAATCGCTTACTACCCGTTATGGAGCGATCGCTGCCATAAGAGAAGTTGGCCTAACTGTCCGGGCCGGTGAGGTTGTCTGCCTCATCGGCCCGAACGGTGCTGGCAAGACCACGCTCCTGGCGACGGTTGCTGGTCTTCTGAAGCCCTCTAGCGGCAAGATTTCGCTCGGCGACGACGACATCACCAGTTGGGCTCCAGACCGGATTCTCCGGTCTGGCTTAGCACTCGTCCCGGAGCACCGTCGGATCTTTGCCGACCTCACCGTCAATGAGAATCTCTTGGTTGGGGGTGTCACCAAGACCGCTGCCAGGAGAATCGAGCTGCGCAATGAGGTTGTAGAGCTCTTCCCGGCCTTGGGTAGCAAGCTGGGCACTTCGGCGGGTTACCTCTCGGGTGGTGAGGCACAGCAACTAGCTATAGGTCGCGCCTTGATGGCTGAGCCCCAGTTGCTCCTCTTGGACGAGCCGACTCTCGGGCTTTCCCCAAAGCTTGCTGATGTTGTTTTTGATCTCATCGAGACACTCAGAAATGCCAGCCTCACCCTCTTAGTCGTTGAGCAGAGTGCCCAGCGGATTCTCGAAGTTGCGGACCGTGGATACGTGCTGCGATCTGGAGAGGTTGTAGCTAGTGGCCTCGCCCGTGACTTGCTCGCGCGCCAAGATCTTTTTGATACCTATCTCGGCCGAAATGTCGACCTCGTATGA
- a CDS encoding branched-chain amino acid ABC transporter permease translates to MTELLQQVVDGFGRGGIYALIALGIAVIFGVMHLVNFAHGELITVSAYAAYGLFVAGWDWWLIAPAIVLIAGLTSVAIEFVAFRWVRGAPDFTMLMTSFGVHFLVQAAFVMYVSANFRQFPRPGWIFQTWKVGGVSLEVFDLLVILFTLLTLGATYWVLQRTMFGMSLRAAAEDFDAARLMGIRSDRIIRGAFALSGLLAGVAAVFWLMRSGQAGPTAGLSPMLKGVLAALIGGLGSLTGAVMGGVILGLAEVLLISRLPEGLVGLTDGIVFLLIALLFVFRPQGLITVRRAERV, encoded by the coding sequence ATGACCGAACTTCTTCAGCAGGTCGTGGATGGCTTCGGTCGTGGTGGGATCTACGCGCTGATTGCCCTGGGGATCGCGGTCATTTTTGGGGTGATGCACCTGGTGAATTTCGCTCATGGCGAGCTCATAACCGTGAGTGCCTATGCGGCTTACGGCCTTTTCGTCGCTGGATGGGACTGGTGGCTTATTGCCCCAGCGATTGTCCTGATTGCTGGCCTGACATCGGTGGCCATCGAGTTCGTTGCTTTCCGCTGGGTAAGGGGAGCGCCAGATTTCACAATGCTCATGACGTCGTTTGGTGTTCACTTCTTGGTGCAGGCCGCGTTCGTGATGTATGTCTCGGCAAACTTCCGCCAGTTCCCCCGGCCGGGATGGATCTTTCAGACTTGGAAAGTGGGCGGCGTCAGCCTGGAAGTGTTCGACCTTCTGGTCATTCTCTTCACTCTCCTGACACTGGGTGCCACGTACTGGGTACTTCAGCGCACGATGTTCGGGATGAGTTTGCGGGCAGCTGCTGAGGACTTTGATGCCGCCAGACTGATGGGGATTCGGAGTGATCGGATCATTCGCGGCGCCTTTGCACTCTCTGGTTTGCTAGCTGGAGTTGCCGCCGTCTTTTGGCTGATGCGCAGCGGCCAGGCAGGGCCAACGGCGGGACTCAGCCCAATGCTCAAAGGCGTGCTTGCTGCCCTTATCGGAGGGCTCGGAAGCCTTACTGGAGCGGTCATGGGCGGCGTCATACTCGGTCTCGCCGAGGTACTCCTGATCTCTCGCCTTCCAGAAGGCCTGGTGGGCCTAACCGACGGGATCGTCTTCCTCCTCATAGCGCTTCTCTTTGTCTTCAGACCACAAGGCCTCATAACCGTGCGTCGGGCGGAGCGCGTGTAG